Proteins found in one Vulgatibacter sp. genomic segment:
- the sppA gene encoding signal peptide peptidase SppA, which produces MDKRSALVLGGIFGGVFVALFGFLFLSWTVVQGQGRASFGGGRIGVVEVKGPIMESDDAVQQLHDFLEDDGIQAVVVRVDSPGGSVAPSQEIHTEVRRLAEKKHVVVSMGGVAASGGYYLAAPADRIFANPGTLTGSIGVISQLPNVAEITDKLGFKMNVVKSGASKDVGNPFRPFTDADRAVFQSMIDKVYEQFVAAIVEGRKLPEERVRAVADGRVLTGEEAVELGLVDELGNFHDAVRAAADLAGIEGDPHLVYPPEEKVFGIESLLADGARAAVRAGVGELERQVEGAAAGPQLQYLLPGY; this is translated from the coding sequence GTGGACAAGCGGTCGGCCCTCGTCCTGGGTGGCATCTTCGGCGGCGTCTTCGTGGCGCTCTTCGGCTTCCTCTTCCTCTCCTGGACCGTGGTGCAGGGGCAGGGGCGCGCGAGCTTCGGCGGCGGCCGCATCGGCGTGGTCGAGGTGAAGGGCCCGATCATGGAATCGGACGATGCGGTGCAGCAGCTCCACGACTTCCTCGAGGACGATGGCATCCAGGCCGTGGTGGTGCGGGTCGACTCCCCCGGCGGCTCGGTTGCGCCCTCGCAGGAGATCCACACCGAGGTGCGGCGCCTCGCCGAGAAGAAGCACGTCGTCGTCTCGATGGGCGGCGTCGCCGCCTCCGGCGGCTACTACCTCGCGGCGCCGGCGGATCGGATCTTCGCCAATCCGGGCACGCTCACCGGCTCGATCGGCGTGATCAGCCAGCTCCCCAACGTGGCGGAGATCACCGACAAGCTCGGCTTCAAGATGAACGTGGTGAAGAGCGGCGCCTCGAAGGACGTGGGCAATCCCTTCCGCCCCTTCACCGACGCCGATCGCGCGGTCTTCCAGTCGATGATCGACAAGGTCTACGAGCAATTCGTCGCCGCCATCGTCGAGGGGCGCAAGCTCCCGGAGGAGAGGGTCCGGGCGGTTGCCGACGGCCGCGTCCTCACCGGCGAGGAGGCGGTGGAGCTGGGCCTCGTCGACGAGCTCGGCAACTTCCACGACGCGGTCCGCGCAGCAGCCGACCTCGCCGGCATCGAGGGCGATCCGCACCTCGTCTACCCGCCGGAGGAGAAGGTCTTCGGCATCGAGTCGCTGCTCGCCGATGGCGCCCGTGCTGCGGTGCGCGCCGGCGTGGGCGAGCTCGAGCGGCAGGTCGAGGGCGCCGCCGCTGGTCCGCAGCTGCAGTACCTGCTGCCGGGGTATTGA
- a CDS encoding LysM peptidoglycan-binding domain-containing protein, translated as MRRSLALVAILAVSLPGAAAAQEAAQPPAEGGPSEVDHLPVAGDETPRDFGGAPDDVVPSVSGDTHTVERGDTLWDISGKYLENPWYWPKVWSFNPQIENPHWIYPGDEIRLQQDDGAAPAGGPMADLSKGDFTDPGSDDVSVAGRIGVQLPKNLLAPTAGFVTEQELAESGVLAKSWEEKALLMEGDRIYVAWQDAADQVEVGNTYVIYRTDREVSHPEEGGTVGYLTRVLGTARVVDAKPNADYVTAVIVRSLSEIERGDRIGPVAGELSHRVSRVSNRSEVDAFILATLEENLAELGQGHLVFLDKGSEDGLVAGNTLDVIRAGDGLEDDGYTPHFDEELPVENIGSLMVVDVKERTAAALVVRSIRELRIGDRVEMRVAAN; from the coding sequence ATGCGTCGTTCGCTCGCGCTGGTAGCCATTCTCGCCGTGTCCCTCCCGGGCGCCGCAGCCGCCCAGGAAGCGGCGCAGCCTCCCGCGGAGGGCGGGCCCTCGGAGGTGGATCACCTCCCCGTCGCAGGCGACGAGACGCCCCGTGATTTCGGCGGCGCACCCGACGACGTGGTGCCGAGCGTCTCCGGTGACACGCACACGGTGGAGCGGGGCGACACGCTCTGGGACATCTCGGGCAAATACCTGGAGAACCCCTGGTACTGGCCGAAGGTATGGTCCTTCAACCCGCAGATCGAGAACCCGCACTGGATCTATCCCGGTGACGAGATCCGGCTGCAGCAGGACGACGGCGCGGCGCCTGCCGGCGGCCCGATGGCCGATCTCTCCAAGGGCGACTTCACCGATCCCGGCAGCGACGACGTGAGCGTCGCGGGCCGCATCGGCGTGCAGCTTCCGAAGAACCTCCTCGCGCCCACCGCCGGCTTCGTCACCGAGCAGGAGCTCGCCGAGAGCGGCGTCCTCGCCAAGTCCTGGGAGGAGAAGGCGCTGCTGATGGAGGGCGACCGGATCTACGTCGCCTGGCAGGACGCCGCCGACCAGGTCGAGGTCGGCAACACCTACGTCATCTACCGCACCGACCGCGAGGTCTCGCATCCCGAGGAAGGCGGCACGGTGGGTTACCTCACCCGCGTTCTCGGCACCGCCCGCGTGGTGGACGCGAAGCCGAACGCCGACTACGTGACCGCGGTCATCGTCCGCTCGCTCTCCGAGATCGAGCGCGGTGATCGGATCGGCCCCGTCGCCGGCGAGCTCTCCCACCGGGTGAGCCGCGTCTCCAACCGGTCGGAGGTCGACGCCTTCATCCTCGCCACCCTCGAGGAGAACCTCGCGGAGCTCGGCCAGGGCCACCTCGTCTTCCTCGACAAGGGGAGCGAGGACGGCCTCGTCGCCGGCAACACTCTCGACGTGATCCGCGCAGGTGACGGCCTCGAGGACGACGGCTACACGCCCCATTTCGACGAGGAGCTGCCGGTGGAGAACATCGGCTCGCTGATGGTCGTCGACGTGAAGGAGCGCACCGCCGCGGCGCTCGTGGTCCGCTCGATCCGCGAGCTGCGCATCGGCGACCGGGTGGAGATGCGGGTCGCCGCCAACTGA
- a CDS encoding HIT family protein: MERLWAPWRLAFVEGSEEKPQGCIFCLFPKEGRDRERLVLGRSAHAFVILNKYPYNNGHLLVVPGAHVADPAELAEEAFLDLQRLLRASIAVVREVYGPDALNVGMNLGRAAGAGIADHLHWHVVPRWAGDVNFMPVLAETRVIPEHLDATWAKLRPAFDRALGA; the protein is encoded by the coding sequence ATGGAACGACTCTGGGCGCCGTGGCGCCTCGCCTTCGTCGAGGGGAGCGAGGAGAAGCCGCAGGGCTGCATCTTCTGCCTCTTCCCGAAGGAGGGGCGCGATCGCGAGCGGCTCGTCCTCGGACGGAGCGCGCACGCCTTCGTCATCCTCAACAAATACCCCTACAACAACGGCCATCTGCTGGTGGTGCCCGGCGCGCACGTGGCCGATCCCGCCGAGCTCGCCGAGGAGGCCTTCCTCGATCTGCAGCGGTTGCTGCGCGCCAGCATCGCGGTGGTCCGCGAGGTCTACGGCCCCGACGCGCTCAACGTCGGCATGAACCTCGGGCGCGCCGCCGGTGCCGGCATCGCCGATCATCTCCACTGGCACGTGGTGCCGCGCTGGGCCGGCGACGTGAACTTCATGCCGGTCCTCGCCGAGACCCGGGTGATCCCCGAGCACCTCGACGCCACCTGGGCGAAGCTGCGCCCCGCCTTCGACCGTGCGCTCGGCGCTTGA
- a CDS encoding SPOR domain-containing protein — translation MRDVGRIREKIEIVLDSRQVVSIVLGSAVLLGIVFYLGVTVGKDLAAAQPAPPADPLAELDRQAEALAEKLTFPDSLTDEAAPPMPSAEAAAAAKAESERAAAAEAERALAAAEKAAAEKAAADAERAKAEAEAEAEAAKAAADARAVAAAKPVDKAPAAPKPAAPPKVEAAAGGFTVQVGAMPNRSEADALVTRLRGQGLSPYVVAADIPGKGTFYRVRLGRFASRDEAKRYLADVQRETQLSGFVAQVDG, via the coding sequence ATGCGGGACGTCGGGCGGATCAGGGAAAAGATCGAGATCGTTCTCGACAGCAGGCAGGTGGTGTCGATCGTCCTCGGGTCGGCGGTGCTGCTGGGGATCGTCTTCTACCTCGGCGTCACCGTCGGCAAGGACCTCGCCGCGGCGCAGCCGGCGCCGCCGGCGGATCCCCTCGCCGAGCTGGATCGGCAGGCGGAGGCCCTGGCCGAGAAGCTGACCTTCCCCGACTCGCTCACCGACGAGGCGGCGCCGCCGATGCCCTCGGCGGAGGCTGCGGCTGCTGCGAAGGCCGAGTCCGAGCGGGCCGCTGCGGCCGAGGCGGAGCGCGCCCTCGCCGCTGCGGAGAAGGCTGCTGCCGAGAAGGCCGCCGCCGATGCGGAGCGGGCGAAGGCCGAGGCCGAGGCCGAGGCCGAGGCAGCAAAGGCTGCAGCGGACGCGCGGGCCGTCGCCGCGGCGAAGCCCGTGGATAAGGCCCCAGCAGCCCCGAAGCCCGCAGCGCCGCCGAAGGTCGAGGCTGCTGCAGGCGGCTTCACCGTGCAGGTGGGTGCGATGCCCAACCGCAGCGAGGCCGACGCGCTGGTCACCCGCTTGCGGGGACAGGGCCTTTCACCGTATGTGGTGGCCGCCGACATTCCGGGGAAGGGGACCTTCTACCGGGTGCGGCTGGGGCGCTTCGCGAGCCGCGACGAGGCGAAGCGCTATCTCGCCGACGTGCAGCGGGAGACCCAGCTCAGCGGATTCGTGGCGCAGGTGGACGGGTGA
- a CDS encoding tetratricopeptide repeat protein, whose protein sequence is MDPVLARLLWAALLGMAVGAVLGVLVAAMGKRRRHVQAAERHALLAQFRYALSDDPDGALEELTTRVAAEDPGGVETFFALGSLLRRKGDHGKAIALHEKLLGNARLHPTVRRAAAYELALDFRRAGMHGRATDALERLLKAEPEHREALRELREIAEEESDWPRAIAAQERILALGGGGATILGHLHAAHARALLAGGRLDEAAAAVDRGLSADPDAADALAARAEIRAAGGDAAAAAAALGQALDRCPDLAAVIPLAHVDEAFLTDRLAVHPAHPWLRLARARQRRAADKTTAAAEALRDLIRLHPGLAEPRQELAELLLAGPEATAESFRAELLALLAGLGAPARPFACSRCAVELVGFTFRCPRCFGWDTVRRTDPAGTERTGHPGEFPTDRRAGT, encoded by the coding sequence GTGGATCCCGTTCTCGCCAGGCTCCTGTGGGCAGCGCTCCTCGGCATGGCCGTCGGGGCCGTGCTCGGCGTGCTCGTCGCGGCCATGGGCAAGCGCCGCAGGCACGTGCAGGCAGCCGAGCGCCACGCGCTCCTCGCCCAGTTCCGTTATGCGCTGAGCGACGATCCCGACGGGGCCCTCGAGGAGCTCACCACCCGTGTCGCTGCCGAGGATCCCGGCGGCGTGGAGACCTTCTTCGCCCTGGGGTCGCTCCTGCGTCGCAAGGGCGATCACGGCAAGGCCATCGCCCTCCACGAAAAGCTCCTCGGCAACGCCAGGCTCCATCCTACCGTGCGCCGCGCCGCTGCCTACGAGCTCGCCCTCGATTTCCGCAGGGCGGGCATGCACGGCCGCGCCACCGACGCCCTCGAACGGCTGCTCAAGGCGGAGCCCGAGCACCGCGAGGCGCTCCGGGAGCTCCGGGAGATCGCCGAGGAGGAGAGCGACTGGCCCAGGGCCATCGCCGCGCAGGAGCGGATCCTCGCCCTCGGCGGCGGCGGCGCCACCATCCTCGGCCACCTCCACGCGGCCCACGCCCGCGCGCTCCTCGCAGGGGGACGGCTCGACGAGGCGGCTGCAGCGGTGGACCGCGGCCTCTCCGCCGACCCCGACGCAGCCGACGCCCTCGCCGCCAGGGCGGAGATCCGCGCCGCAGGCGGCGACGCCGCCGCTGCCGCCGCAGCCCTCGGCCAGGCCCTCGACCGCTGCCCCGATCTCGCCGCGGTGATCCCGCTCGCCCACGTGGACGAGGCCTTCCTCACAGACCGTCTCGCCGTCCACCCGGCCCACCCCTGGCTCCGGCTCGCCCGTGCGCGGCAGCGCCGCGCCGCGGACAAGACCACCGCGGCAGCGGAGGCCCTCCGCGATCTCATCCGCCTCCATCCCGGCCTGGCGGAGCCGAGGCAGGAGCTCGCCGAGCTCCTCCTCGCCGGGCCGGAGGCAACCGCCGAGAGCTTCCGGGCCGAGCTGCTGGCGCTCCTCGCCGGCCTCGGCGCCCCGGCGCGTCCCTTCGCCTGCAGCCGCTGCGCGGTGGAGCTGGTCGGCTTCACCTTCCGCTGTCCGCGCTGCTTCGGCTGGGACACCGTTCGACGCACCGACCCGGCCGGCACGGAACGGACGGGGCATCCTGGCGAGTTCCCCACGGACAGACGCGCAGGAACGTGA
- a CDS encoding ribbon-helix-helix domain-containing protein, with protein sequence MGRKKISTTIYITPEQDEKLKLLNRKTKVPIAEYIRQGIDLILEQHKEQLPGQQELFNFERRSS encoded by the coding sequence ATGGGCCGGAAGAAGATCAGCACGACCATCTACATCACCCCCGAGCAGGACGAGAAGCTCAAGCTCCTCAATCGGAAGACCAAGGTCCCGATCGCGGAGTACATCCGGCAGGGGATCGATCTGATTCTGGAGCAGCACAAGGAGCAGCTGCCGGGCCAGCAGGAACTCTTCAACTTCGAGCGCCGCTCCAGCTGA
- a CDS encoding cupin domain-containing protein translates to MEITRVEKPWGYELWWARTDRYVGKLLHVKAGHQLSLQYHVKKDETIHLQRGELVLVVDEGQGLVERRLAPGASYHIAPGIRHRMIAVTDCDVLEVSTPEVDDVVRLEDAYGRVKQTA, encoded by the coding sequence ATGGAGATCACACGGGTCGAGAAGCCCTGGGGCTACGAGCTGTGGTGGGCGCGGACGGATCGCTACGTGGGCAAGCTGCTCCACGTGAAGGCGGGCCACCAGCTCTCGCTGCAGTACCACGTGAAGAAGGACGAGACGATCCACCTGCAGCGTGGCGAGCTCGTGCTCGTGGTCGACGAGGGGCAGGGGCTGGTGGAGAGGCGCCTCGCGCCCGGCGCCAGCTACCACATCGCCCCGGGCATCCGGCACCGGATGATCGCGGTGACCGATTGCGACGTGCTCGAGGTCTCCACCCCCGAGGTCGACGACGTGGTCCGCCTCGAGGACGCCTACGGCAGGGTGAAGCAGACGGCCTGA
- a CDS encoding NAD-dependent epimerase/dehydratase family protein yields MKVLITGGAGFIGSHIADGVLAAGHEVVVLDNLSSGKRENVPAQATLVEADIRSDEAARLVREGGFDAVIHQAAQIDVRKSVTDPRFDADVNLLGMLNLLEAAVAGGVQRFLFASSGGACYGEQDVYPAPESHPTRPVSPYGASKAAGELYLGYYGFEKKLSWCALRYANVYGPRQDPHGEAGVVAIFTGRCLKDESCTIFGDGKQTRDYVYVGDVARANVLALTSDYVGPLNVGTGVETDVVELQAGIARATGAKTPAAFAPPRAGEQKRSCIDPAKAGAVLGWKPQVSLQQGLERTAAFFRELLARAA; encoded by the coding sequence ATGAAGGTTCTGATCACGGGTGGGGCAGGGTTCATCGGCAGTCACATCGCAGACGGCGTCCTCGCCGCTGGCCACGAGGTCGTGGTCCTCGACAACCTCTCCTCCGGCAAGCGCGAGAACGTGCCGGCGCAGGCCACCCTGGTCGAGGCGGACATCCGCTCCGACGAGGCGGCCCGCCTCGTCCGCGAGGGCGGCTTCGACGCCGTGATCCACCAGGCCGCCCAGATCGACGTGCGCAAGTCGGTGACCGACCCGCGCTTCGACGCCGACGTGAACCTCCTCGGCATGCTCAACCTGCTCGAGGCCGCGGTGGCAGGGGGCGTGCAGCGCTTCCTCTTCGCCTCCTCCGGCGGCGCCTGCTACGGCGAGCAGGACGTCTACCCGGCGCCGGAGAGCCATCCCACCAGGCCGGTCTCGCCCTATGGCGCCTCGAAGGCAGCCGGCGAGCTCTACCTCGGCTACTACGGCTTCGAGAAGAAGCTCTCCTGGTGCGCGCTGCGCTACGCCAACGTCTATGGCCCGCGGCAGGATCCGCACGGCGAGGCGGGCGTGGTGGCGATCTTCACCGGCCGCTGCCTCAAGGACGAGAGCTGCACGATCTTCGGCGACGGCAAGCAGACCCGCGACTACGTCTACGTGGGCGACGTGGCCCGGGCCAACGTGCTGGCGCTCACCAGCGACTACGTGGGCCCGCTCAACGTTGGCACCGGCGTCGAGACCGACGTGGTCGAGCTCCAGGCCGGGATCGCCCGCGCCACCGGGGCGAAGACGCCCGCCGCCTTCGCCCCGCCCCGGGCAGGCGAGCAGAAGCGCAGCTGCATCGATCCGGCGAAGGCCGGCGCGGTCCTCGGCTGGAAGCCCCAGGTGAGCCTGCAGCAAGGGCTCGAGCGGACCGCCGCCTTCTTCCGCGAGCTGCTCGCCCGCGCCGCCTGA
- a CDS encoding tetratricopeptide repeat protein: MKVSSLALATVAAALLSGCAHGGAASEAELAGLREQVTRLRQDREKDRRRLEALEVQLAAVARRQQQEKQKPPAPNSARSAPADLSVVRLAPPAPAPAPAAPVEEEDSFVFIVDRGDGDEGAAGTSRPLRQARRGMGGPAGGVDTAPPIPTAIELQDPTEPAAGSDRYDAGLDAITRGDLPAAVAELEAFLAAHPRDRRADNAVLALGDVFRQQQMPGRALQQWERVATDYPAGDAVPDALLRYGETCRELGRSAASRAAFERLVQNYPGTQAATRAGAYLAEGK; the protein is encoded by the coding sequence TTGAAAGTCTCCTCCCTCGCGCTCGCCACCGTCGCCGCCGCCCTGCTCTCGGGCTGCGCGCACGGCGGGGCTGCGTCCGAGGCGGAGCTGGCAGGGCTGCGCGAGCAGGTGACCAGGCTCCGGCAGGATCGGGAGAAGGATCGCCGCCGCCTCGAGGCGCTCGAGGTCCAGCTCGCCGCCGTCGCCCGCAGGCAGCAGCAGGAGAAGCAGAAGCCCCCGGCGCCGAACTCCGCTCGTTCCGCACCTGCCGACCTCTCGGTGGTCCGCCTCGCGCCCCCGGCCCCGGCGCCCGCACCGGCAGCTCCCGTCGAGGAGGAGGACTCCTTCGTCTTCATCGTCGACCGTGGCGACGGCGACGAGGGTGCTGCCGGGACGAGCCGGCCCCTGCGGCAGGCGCGCCGCGGCATGGGCGGTCCCGCCGGCGGGGTCGACACGGCGCCGCCGATCCCCACCGCGATCGAACTCCAGGATCCCACCGAGCCCGCTGCGGGAAGCGACCGCTACGACGCGGGCCTCGACGCGATCACCCGGGGCGATCTCCCTGCGGCGGTGGCGGAGCTCGAGGCCTTCCTCGCTGCCCACCCCCGCGATCGCCGCGCGGACAACGCGGTCCTCGCCCTGGGCGACGTCTTCCGCCAGCAGCAGATGCCCGGCAGGGCGCTGCAGCAGTGGGAGCGGGTCGCCACCGATTATCCCGCAGGAGACGCGGTGCCCGACGCGCTGCTCCGGTACGGGGAAACCTGCAGGGAACTGGGCCGCAGCGCCGCATCGCGCGCTGCGTTCGAGCGGCTCGTGCAGAACTACCCGGGCACCCAGGCCGCGACGCGCGCTGGCGCGTACCTCGCCGAAGGAAAGTGA
- a CDS encoding arginine--tRNA ligase, which produces MRETVRQIFEATIGLCVADGLLPPAVEGSSFSVETPRNPEHGDYAVNAAMVLAKAAGKPPRAIAQILKDRLHDPDGILSGVEIAGPGFLNVRVDPACFFRSLRLVQEKGERFGHCDHGRAQRVMVEYVSANPTGPMHVGHGRGAVTGDAIARLLKAAGWDVTREYYVNDAGGQVIALARSVWIRAREIWAATHPDAGLEPMSLGEDDYKGEYVVDVARAVLDRWPEAEREALVQGPFEQIRVPLMRRAVQVVLDTMIKPDLEAFGIEFDNWFSERTLHENGEIEKALADLTGRGFIEERVLPPPRGIERDPDADTEGRAQLVFLSHRFGDDTDRAIKKADGSYTYFAADVAYHWDKLQRGYDRLVNVWGADHGGYVPRVRAAIQAMGKPAEALDVVLVQMVNLLKNGQPVKMGKRSGNFITIRWLLDEVGADAVRVFFLMRRGDAMLDFDVELAKAQSKDNPVFYVQYGHARCAAILRKAVEAGLPRPGFDTDLSRHLTMPEELELAKRILAFPELVAGAAEALEPHRIVFFIQETTAAFQSYYEKGKRQGEKVISEDRGKTMARLYLIACMKQVFANALALLGVSAPERMAREAEDEES; this is translated from the coding sequence ATGCGGGAGACGGTGCGGCAGATCTTCGAGGCGACCATCGGCCTTTGCGTGGCCGACGGCCTCCTTCCCCCGGCGGTGGAGGGATCCTCCTTCTCCGTGGAGACGCCCAGGAACCCGGAGCACGGCGACTACGCGGTGAACGCCGCGATGGTGCTGGCCAAGGCAGCCGGCAAGCCGCCCCGCGCCATCGCCCAGATCCTCAAGGATCGCCTCCACGATCCCGACGGGATCCTCTCGGGCGTCGAGATCGCGGGCCCCGGCTTCCTCAACGTCCGCGTCGATCCCGCCTGCTTCTTCCGCTCCCTGCGCCTCGTGCAGGAGAAGGGCGAGCGTTTCGGCCACTGCGACCACGGCAGGGCGCAGCGGGTGATGGTCGAGTACGTCTCCGCCAACCCGACCGGCCCGATGCACGTGGGCCACGGCCGCGGCGCGGTCACCGGCGACGCCATCGCCCGCCTCCTCAAGGCCGCGGGCTGGGACGTCACCCGCGAGTACTACGTCAACGACGCAGGCGGGCAGGTGATCGCGCTCGCCCGCTCGGTCTGGATCCGGGCCCGGGAGATCTGGGCAGCGACCCACCCCGACGCAGGTCTCGAGCCGATGTCGCTCGGCGAGGACGACTACAAGGGCGAGTACGTGGTCGACGTGGCCCGCGCCGTGCTCGATCGCTGGCCGGAGGCGGAGCGCGAGGCCCTCGTCCAGGGCCCCTTCGAGCAGATCCGCGTGCCCCTGATGCGCCGCGCGGTGCAGGTCGTCCTCGACACGATGATCAAGCCGGATCTCGAGGCTTTCGGCATCGAATTCGACAACTGGTTCTCGGAGCGCACCCTCCACGAGAACGGCGAGATCGAGAAGGCCCTCGCGGATCTCACCGGCCGCGGCTTCATCGAGGAGCGCGTGCTCCCGCCGCCCCGCGGCATCGAGCGCGATCCCGACGCCGACACCGAGGGCAGGGCGCAGCTCGTCTTCCTTTCGCACCGCTTCGGCGACGACACCGACCGGGCGATCAAGAAGGCCGACGGGAGCTATACCTACTTCGCCGCCGACGTGGCCTACCACTGGGACAAGCTCCAGCGGGGCTACGATCGGCTGGTCAACGTCTGGGGTGCGGATCACGGCGGTTACGTGCCCCGCGTCCGCGCCGCGATCCAGGCGATGGGCAAGCCCGCCGAGGCCCTCGACGTGGTCCTCGTGCAGATGGTGAACCTGCTCAAGAACGGCCAGCCCGTGAAGATGGGCAAGCGTTCGGGCAACTTCATCACGATCCGCTGGCTCCTCGACGAGGTGGGCGCCGACGCGGTCCGCGTCTTCTTCCTCATGCGCCGCGGCGACGCGATGCTCGATTTCGACGTCGAGCTGGCCAAGGCGCAGAGCAAGGACAACCCGGTCTTCTACGTGCAGTACGGCCACGCCCGCTGCGCCGCGATCCTGCGCAAGGCGGTGGAGGCCGGCCTGCCCAGGCCTGGCTTCGACACCGACCTCTCCCGGCACCTCACCATGCCGGAGGAGCTGGAGCTCGCGAAGCGGATCCTCGCCTTCCCGGAGCTGGTCGCGGGGGCGGCGGAGGCACTCGAGCCCCACCGGATCGTCTTCTTCATCCAGGAGACGACCGCCGCCTTCCAGAGCTACTACGAGAAGGGGAAGCGGCAGGGCGAGAAGGTGATCTCCGAGGACCGGGGCAAGACGATGGCCCGGCTCTACCTGATCGCCTGCATGAAGCAGGTATTCGCCAACGCGCTCGCGCTCCTCGGTGTCTCGGCGCCGGAGCGCATGGCCCGCGAGGCGGAGGACGAGGAAAGCTGA
- a CDS encoding DNA methyltransferase encodes MRSALDPIPGVPPAERLVEASHPPEARIHKWEARKDLGVVSAWIEAGSAPGDLVVDPFMGSGTAPIAAARLGRRAIGIDINPLAVELARLLAAPPEVDAVRAGFRRVGDRLRGDGARTLPGLGALRDLYAAACPCCGAAAELAHAVWSVHVACGCGAVTPAHALRKGGGRGTAGAKRCPSCGGLPSRGGDAYRGSELHLCFVRCGSCGLQEAAPTAADHATAAALETARHRADLWTPSGVPLRYPDGTPFAQLRHALRGRPVLDELWTGRNWLATGLVAEAIDQEEGAVRTALRVSLSSIVKATSRMPTVNSGGWRNKGTGLSSHLLGIFPMHLEQNAWEELERHVIRRLLPGLAALAGRQRVRLVDAPLSPGEIALRQGPAAEQLASLPAESVGFAFADPPYGDAVQYAELAYPQLAWLARPLAGDALGSRLGRWLEQVVAHEVVENRAQGKGRAAFATGLGQVLGGLRRVLQPGRAAVVTFNSPDEGLVRLVTDLATGAGLVPAGIHHQAAFKPSHKGAWHEGTARGTLYLRFLRQ; translated from the coding sequence GTGCGCTCGGCGCTTGATCCGATCCCCGGCGTGCCGCCGGCGGAGCGCCTCGTCGAGGCGAGCCATCCGCCGGAGGCGCGGATCCACAAATGGGAGGCCCGCAAGGATCTCGGCGTGGTCTCGGCCTGGATCGAGGCGGGCTCGGCGCCCGGCGATCTGGTGGTCGATCCCTTCATGGGCAGCGGCACCGCGCCCATCGCCGCCGCCCGACTCGGGCGCCGCGCCATCGGCATCGACATCAACCCCCTCGCGGTCGAGTTGGCGAGGCTCCTCGCTGCGCCGCCCGAGGTCGACGCGGTGCGCGCCGGATTCCGGCGCGTCGGCGATCGCCTCCGGGGCGATGGGGCCCGCACGCTCCCCGGCCTCGGCGCCCTGCGCGACCTCTATGCCGCCGCCTGTCCCTGCTGCGGCGCGGCGGCGGAGCTCGCCCACGCGGTCTGGTCGGTCCATGTCGCCTGCGGCTGCGGCGCGGTGACGCCGGCCCACGCCCTGCGCAAGGGCGGCGGCCGCGGCACCGCCGGGGCGAAGCGCTGCCCCTCGTGCGGCGGCCTCCCGTCCCGGGGCGGCGACGCCTACCGAGGCAGCGAGCTCCACCTCTGCTTCGTGCGCTGCGGCAGCTGCGGCCTGCAGGAGGCGGCGCCCACCGCAGCCGATCACGCCACCGCCGCAGCGCTCGAGACCGCCCGCCACCGCGCCGATCTCTGGACGCCGTCCGGTGTTCCCCTCCGCTATCCCGACGGTACGCCCTTTGCGCAGCTGCGCCACGCGCTCCGGGGCAGGCCCGTTCTCGACGAGCTCTGGACCGGCCGCAACTGGCTCGCCACCGGCCTCGTCGCCGAGGCGATCGACCAGGAGGAGGGCGCCGTTCGCACCGCCTTGCGGGTCTCGCTCTCGTCCATCGTCAAGGCCACCAGCCGCATGCCCACGGTGAACAGCGGCGGCTGGCGCAACAAGGGCACCGGCCTCTCCAGCCATCTGCTCGGCATCTTTCCGATGCACCTCGAGCAGAACGCCTGGGAGGAACTCGAGCGCCACGTGATCCGTCGCCTCCTCCCGGGCCTCGCGGCTCTCGCCGGCAGGCAGCGGGTTCGCCTCGTCGACGCGCCGCTTTCCCCTGGCGAGATCGCGCTGCGGCAGGGGCCCGCTGCGGAGCAGCTCGCCAGCCTGCCGGCGGAGTCGGTGGGCTTCGCCTTCGCCGATCCGCCCTACGGCGACGCGGTCCAGTACGCGGAGCTGGCCTATCCGCAGCTGGCCTGGCTCGCCCGGCCCCTCGCAGGCGATGCGCTCGGCAGCCGGCTCGGGCGCTGGCTCGAGCAGGTGGTGGCCCACGAGGTGGTCGAGAACCGTGCCCAGGGCAAAGGGCGGGCGGCCTTCGCCACCGGCCTCGGCCAGGTTCTCGGCGGGCTCCGGCGCGTGCTCCAGCCAGGCCGCGCAGCGGTGGTGACCTTCAACAGTCCCGACGAGGGTCTCGTGCGCCTCGTCACCGATCTCGCCACCGGCGCAGGCCTCGTGCCTGCGGGCATCCACCACCAGGCCGCCTTCAAGCCGAGCCACAAGGGCGCCTGGCACGAGGGCACCGCCCGCGGCACCCTCTACCTCCGCTTCCTTCGCCAGTAG